The DNA region GTTTTGTTGTCAGAGGTAGTTCTTTCCATGAATTCATTAGTTAAAACACAGAAATAGCGCGCTATCACTGCGACGAAAAATAGAAAATCGCTgagttttgtaatttttcaaacGAAAACATGCCATCGGCCGCTCGTTCGAGAATTAATTTCGCCGAGAAGCACAGTGTTCATAGCTCAAGCTGTGTGGAGTCTGTATTATGCAAAACAGCGATCAAAAGATTATGAACTTACAGCAAAGACGACGACAAAATAACAATAGTAGCTTACCGGTTCATTTATTTCTATCGCCCCGTGAAAAAATCCAATTTCACTAAGGCgaaaaaatcaagattttcaACTTTCGGCATATCAGTGGAATAGTGGTTTGGCCTCAATTAGAAAGGATATCATTAAATGCCTATTTTCCTTCGGGTAAATAAAAGATTGGGCTTTGCCTATACAAAATGCGAATCTGACATTTTGATCGAAATAAAAATTAGCggcaaatgaatattttatcCTAACCAGGAAAATACTCCGGTAGAAGTGATCGAATTTACTTTGATAGTAAGTCCCAGAAACTGCGCAAAAAAATGAACTGATTGATCCCTCGGGGTTTCAAATCCTCCAAGATTTGCGTAGGCTTCCGACACAAAATTGTATATTTGTTTAGAAGCAGCTGTGGCACTAGAAAAGAGGGTCTTTTTTTCATGACAGAGGTGATTAAGAAGCTAAAACTCGGTATAATCAAACACTATACCAAAGGAAATCTAGCACAGGTCCCAATTCAATTTACGAGGCCAGAAGTTTTGATTTGGCGGGATATTAATGAggaaatcttaatttttttttcctggaagATGTGGGATCCCTGAATGTCAGAATGTACTACCTTCACTTGACTATCAAGCTACGGATATTCTGTTAAATGTAcaagatttattttccatttcgagtttttttgtttacgaATTTATCATTCATTAAAGGAAAAAGGACATCTTTTCCTTGGAAAGAAGAAATTGGTATTGAAATCATGAGAAACAGTTTTCACCGGCAGTAGAGGAAAGGAAATATACCGAGACTGCAAAAGTGCATTTGAGGACCAATTTGTTACAAGAGTATATTCCATTACTTCCGATCAAACAAAAATCTGGATAtttctttatcaatttcatGTGTTTTTGTTGTTCCTACAGTGAATCACGCCCGGTTTTCGTCTTGCTAACAcgcgcaattttttttatgatcgACAAACCTCGGCTTGATGAAATGCTGGTGACCTATGTTTTGGCGGGTTTTGAGAGGGACATGTTTACCAtaaacaaaaatggaaatagCGAAAAATTGCTTTCAATAATATGGTCACCACCTGCCTCAAGGAACTTAAATGTATTTTAACGCGTTTTCTGTTTTTAGCGTATTTCTcgaagaaaatgaacaaaaaggtGCACGAATCCTACATAGTTTGAGAAGCATTCGGTCCTTTGGAAATATGGTCAAGAGTTGTATACAGCTTTTCAACCGAAATTTGCAATTTCACGAACGAGTGATTTTTCCGCTTTTGAACGTATTTGGAACAAAATTTCTGTAACAAAAAGACAGCTCTATGTTGCATTCAAATCTATGGTGTAGAAAACATTCATCTTTTGTTGAATAGTGAGAGTGAAGTTTATCTGTGAAGGCTGGCGTTTTTGAGGCAAAACTCGATATTGTTTGAAGCGAGTTCAGATTCAGTTGTCGGTTTCATTCgctcaaagaaagaaaaattaacgaGTCCGAAATGTTTCTTTAAGCGGCGTAAAAACAGTTGCATTAACACCTTTTTTGTCACTTGTATTAGTAGGAATGGAAATGAGCTTTCTCGCTGATCCATGCGGCGTGATAAAGATATTTTCTATCTATGAATGGAAACTTCATATCTTCTGAATTAAAtcgtgaagagaaaaaaaaaactttagaaaaAAAGCAACTTTATTTCATAAGGCCGTTTTATTCTGTTAATCAGGGAATTCAGCTTTTAACTGTATGAAGAAATAATAAACTGGAATTCTTTGAAGCGTTATCATCGCACGTTTAAAAGTAGAAGTAAAAGAGGGtataatctttttcttttagtatttaGAGATTCGGTGAACCTTTCTTTGGAGCAACACTCTTACgtacaaatttctttcgttcaaagaatatttttattttcatttttgttctaGAATTACTTTTTTCTTGAACAATATCTGCGAGGTGTAGAATTGTATTTTCCGGCATATTCtgtaatttcatttgtttatataattttaCGACTCTTCAAAAAATGAACGAAAAGTTTTCTGAAGCAAACAATAATTCTCGTCCGGCAGCATggaaattctggaaaaaaagttattttagagCCAATTCAATCACCGATCTCACACGCGGCCAAATTGTAAACTCGACCTCATTAAAGAAgatttcttgtttgttgttttatttttcagctcagaataaaatctttgaaagaagaggaaaatggtgttaaatttcaaatttcgcATTCAACGGCCATCTTGtggttttaattgaaatttgatTACTGTGCATGTTTCCCTCTCTCTCTGGTTTAACAAATAAGTTTCCAATTTTCTTATCCTGTGCTCCATGCGTCGACTTCGTCGAAATCGGAAATTCTCTACATGCGGATTTTCTCAATTTTCGCCTTAAAGTCGCAATTTTAACAAAACCTTATTTCATCTTGATAAAATTGAGTGAAAGCTTTGCCAGTTCGTTCACTTGCGTGTTTCTGCTTACGTAAAGAACAAATCTGAAGgtctgttttattattttagaacGTGGTTTTCGTTAATTAATCACACCTGATAAACTCAAACCcacaattgattttaatttagGTTAAGGAATCGAGTGCGTTTcgttttgacagaaaaaaatataacttctatcaacaaaaaattaactcagGTTACAACTACGCTGAGATTGCCATAGCGCCCTTCACGTCTTACATTGTAATGTAAAAATTACCTCAGCTAAGTAAATGCTGTTCTTAAGTGTTAGCACGCCTTTGAACAAATACGAGTGTCTTCATATGAAAGAATTCTAGAGACttaattgaaagtaatttggaATTCTCCTTAACGAATGAAACATTTATGGTTTTCATTGTACCTCGTGGATGAATCATTGTTTGCTGGGTTTTGTGTGATAAAGTTCTAAtaaatttattgttaatttactgatatttgaaaatctCGACCACGGAATACTCTTTTTGTACATCATTGCTTAATATACCCAGGACAccaaattgacaaaaaaatatattttagcaCGTAAAGTTTGACGCAATAAAACTTTGTCGTATTCAAAATTCTTTGTGGGGGACACTGAAGAATTATGAATTAAGCGGTCCATTTCAAAGGACAAAATCACGGTAAATCGCTGTTCGTCTCAAGatatctgttttaaaaaaatctgaaattctTAAATGAGAGAATCTGAAGAAAGTGAATTGCATATTTTTGGAAGTGCAATATgatagaattttaaaattttcttgcaGGGAAATTGAATACTTCCTGTACCTCTGAATCGCTTTTATCCTTGGTATCCTTCTTTAcgaggaaaattgaagaaattaagaaaaaaggcAGTTAAAGTTTTAGCCAGCATTTccaaaaatacaaatgaataaCGTATTTAAGACGTGAACTGAATTTATCATGACTCACAGGCTACTCTGAGtaaaaccgttttttttttctcagtcagCGTGGGTGACATTTTATGCAGACCTCGCAACGCCTGTGGCGCTGAATTTTCTATCGCTTGCTAGAAGAAATTTAATCATAACGAGAGCTCAAATGCCGTTCCAACGATTCTCCTTTCGGGATTTCATAAACACCTTTTTTTCACCATAGTATTTAGTTATCTGAAGCAAAAGTAAGCTAATGGCAATCATAATAAGGCAACCATGCCAAAAGTTAACTGATCATGAAAGCTCTATATCCATGAAGCAGATCGAttgaaatttgaataaactttttctaaaaaaaggaaaataatgtcTGGGCGATTGGTCTCCCAAcgagaaataaacaaacatattgatttgaatttttgtgGCTATCTAACAGCAGGGACGAGTAGACATATTCTCAgacaaagtttaaaattaattggAGAATGACGATAAGACAGAATGTCGGAAATATGCGTCTACAGCGCAATTAACTAGTAAGAATCTGATACGATCAAAATTCTGCGTAGGACGCCTCTGACTTTTGTCTTCTCTCTTTCAGtttaaaatgatataaaaaattaGAGAAGATTAAAGAAGTGTCAATTGTTGAGATTTTGAACGGTTTGCTGAAACAATATGAAAAGTTTAGAAGCGAAATCTATCATCATAttactatctttcttattctatttacgaAATATATCATTTTGCGACGATTTTATGGATCTGAATCGCTCAATTGTCGAAGCAAAGACGATAAAATTAGACAACTGAATATTACGCGCGGTTGCAATTGCTGAGGACGTGGCGAATTCTGTTTTTTCCGTTTTCAGGTCTAATGATAGTTTTTGTACTTCGCTCACATTTCTTAGAACAACCGTGAAAGCGAGCGAGgaagtgaataaataaattaataagtGAGTGAGCGAGTGAGAGAGTTGTTGCGTGCGTGAGGGAATGAGTGAGCAAGAGATTGATTGAGCGAGGAAGTTGGTAAGAGAGTTATTGAGTGAGTGAGTAAGCAAGTCATTGAATAGGTGaggtttttttaaagactaCCATGTTTTTTAAGCGAGAAGGCGGATAAGGAAACGAAATGGAACACTAAACGGTACAACGAATCACACAGTGATGTTCAACCTTTCATTGCGTTAATGTTTCCTATTTAATTCATTAATGTGAAAGCCGCAAGTTTAGCCGGCACGTAAATCAAACGAAGGGCTCTTTGAAagcaaaaatttcttttttttttaatctatataTTATCGCTGGTTACCAGTGATGTGTTTCCcctcaattaaatttttttttcataataccACGGAAGGCGAATTTATCTCTAGTATATGTTTCGAAACGCAGAGAACTTTATTTAGAAATATTACCTTTCATTAACCAAAACATAACATGATTAAGAATTACTGAGGGGAAGGGggattgatttctttttaattttgcccATGAAGTCACCGATGAACCCACAcagttttttttggtaaaaCGGTGGACCGTTTTTTCTCTGTCAAGTTAATGGCTCTCTCTTCTCGCTTTTTGATTATAACCATTATTTGCCAAACGAAAATATCAATAGATAAAGGAATTATTCATTCAATATGTCTATAAATCGTATTCGAATATACATTTAGTcaaatattcaaattatttgtaaTGTGGGCTCTGTAATGGCAAAAAAGCCATTAACTGGGAAAGTGAAATGAACGAATAGTAACGATATCGACTGGCGGATCGGATTGCACGTCATCAACTTTTCATAACACTTCCGCATTTCTTTTTGCACGAAAACTTGGTCCTGATGCAACCGACTTGCAGTTGATGATAactgaaaaagttttatttcacgCTTGGTTGTAAGAACTACTGTAGTATCCAAAGTACTTGCATGTTCTCATTAAAGGATTGTAAATTCCAGACGTTAATGTCATTCGCTAACGAATGTCATTCATTATTTACGGCTGTAAATAAACAGTCATCAACTCTTGGAAATGATGGTCGATATGGGACTGTGAAGCACTAATGTGCAGTTAGCAAAGTGACAGTTGGTGTGggtgtaattttcaattcagtgtcaaAAATAATCAGAGATTGCATTAGTTTCGCTTTACTTctctttgtgattggtccagaaaactcgcaccactctataagccaatcaaatgcaaaactaaagccaatgACAACTTGATCGCCCACGTTTTTCCGCGTTTTAGGAAGTTGGCTtgattttactttgagttctcattagcTCTAAAAAGTAGTTTCCTCTCTTCTGTCTGGCCGTTATGATtactttgggtttttttttacgaCACAATCAAAAAGAGTTATCGCACCCTGTTATCAAACGCCCTATTATCAGACGTAAAACTGAAGGAGGAAGAACATTTACTGTGACTGCTTGTCAAGCCTGGAACAGCTTACCGCTATCTATGCGGAAAATAGCGTCGCTTAATTCTTTGAAGAACAGCagcttttaaatcattttattctGTGATTTAGTTATACTTTTGtactttttattgattttatctctcatctcttgttttttttatattcgtTATATTATCTCATAGTTATGCCATAGTTTTTAACATCCGtgttgtaaataattttagaGGGCCACTGGTTTGTTAGTATTTCTATACTGTTTTAGTGctaccctctttaaataaagtctttacttacttacttactagaGTGAAAAGTACATCATAAGGCTTTGTCTACACCAAATTGCATGAATTTCAAAACGGCGTCTTCACTCTGAAAACGAAATCTAGGTTTCATGTctatgaaaaaattgaaatataaattttttccacTCATACTCACGCTGTAACTTACGTCACTCACATGGACCTGACAGTGTCTCTGAGCATGCGCACGACCAGGAGATAATCATACTGCCAAAAATTCAAAGTGAAGTTACATCATTGTTTTCGAAGGGTTTCATTTTCAGCTGACAGGTAATAAGTTTACCAAGCAGTAAAGAAGATGCttcttttttcagaattttctggAGTGGACTTAAGGCTCtgcattgttttattttgttactaAACAGTGACCACGACAAATGCTTTGCTATGCTGTGCTGAGaggatgcaaaaaaaaaaacctggattATTCGATTGAATTCTGTCGAAAGTTTCGGAAGGCTTCGAAGCACTACACGTCGAAATTGCAAAGGAATCCGCCGAACATAGGAACCCTACAATTCGAAACTAAATATTACAGAGCTGAAAAcgtttttccgttttttttaaggttatGGCAAGATGGCTCCGAACACGGTCTGGGGACGAATCTTCTGTATATTTTACGCCATATTTGGTATTCCAATCACGGGCTTAATGCTGAAATCGATCGGCGAACGGATAACAGAGGCAACGGCGAATTTTTGGAAACTAATTGACACAAAGATCTTCAACAGGGAACCTCGAAAAATCTACCTCAAAACTGTAGCGTGTATATTCCTGATGGTAACAGGAATGATCTTACTTCTGGCAGGTATAGGAAAAAGCTACGAAGGATGGACATTTTTCGAAGGAGTTTATTTCGCTTTCATCACACTAAGCACGATCGGTTTTGGAGATTATGTGCCCCAGCATCCAGCCAATAGCGAGAAAGATCACCCTGGTTACGTCATTGCCTTCACAGTACTCACATTCGTTTACTTTACATTTGGTCTCGCGGTCGTCTCCAGTGCCTTGCTGGCTATCAGTCGTTTATTCGAGGACGAGCCACCCTGGGGCTTTATCTCTTTGATGGGAGGGGACGATGGCGAAGATGACGAACAAGACAATCTACTAgctgagaaaaagaaagctcaaaTCAAGGACAAGATGGCGGGAAGTGGCGCTCCTTGATGTCTAAATACATTAGAAAATATATCATCTTAATTTCTGTGGATTTATTGTATCAATTTATGATAATTATGTCGTCGGGGGATCAGTGTGTTGATTTTATTTCGGGAATTTGTCATACGTGGTCTTGTGACGTCATATCGTGGTCCAGAATTATAGCTCGATTCACATCTTAAGCAAACAAACCAGCTTCAACATCAAAGGTTATTcggaaagaaaaatcaaacagtGGTACAGaacataagaaatatttttattacaagaaaagaaaacggtCAAGAAAGGATCCAAGAAAACCAGTGAATGCTGGATGTAAACTGAGACATACTGCGAGCTAAAACACTGAATTCCTGACAGTTGGTCGGAAAAGTCGAATGTAGGGACACCGATTTTCTCCGCGGTTTATTGGAACTGAGTTTGTGAATATTAGAGAGGCTGCTGCATTTGGTTGGACGCGAATGCTACTAGAGTCGTCTGACTTGGAATTTCGCCGGTTCAGCGGACCAACAATGTAATTTAGGTAGGTAGAGAAGAAATGGTGTATTAATGGTAACTGGTTTTTGTCAAAAGTTCGACATGGTAGACGTTACACTTTTCCACCGAAAATTCTGTCAAACTGATGCCAAACGTGAATTCCACTTTACCTCTATTAGCACTAGATGTATCTCCTCAAGTTTTCTGCAACAGTCTGATTGTCACGTAGCAACCTGGTGTGACAGATGTTCGCTTGCTGCGTGACAACGAGCAAATTGATTGTGTCTCGTGTCCCATGTTGTGCATGTTTAGGACAAATTGACGAACCAAATGAACGAAGTTCTCTGTCACTAAGAAAGAAATCAAATACCTTGATTATTTAAgcaatatatttatttttgtaacgaCCTATTAAACTTAATATCGGTGTCTAAACTTAAACGTTATCTTCAAACCTCCTCTGATGCAGTTCAGATCAGCCCATTGagttacattttctttaaattctttagTTTTTCAGCAGAGCGTAATTAACAATTAACAAATATTATAAACTAGCCGTACTGTCTCTACCAATAACGTTTTCAGCCGCATTCTCAGTAACTCATCGATCGTCAATATGTAATGTAATGAGTCTATCAAACTAGTCTAGAGATGACCGAGGGGTGCGTTGGACATTTACTACTTCGTTAGTTATCTAGCATCGTTAAAAAAAACCGTCCGGTTTCAATGTGAACCATTCAAGCGCTCAAAGTCATTGCATTCGAGCTTGTAGTAATAaacttttgttactttttagAAAACTCTGATTTTTCCAAACACACGGTCATCACTAAACACATAAAAGTATCCGCTGAATTAAgtcttcagctttagaaaatttaaattctccatactTCCGAACTTTTGTTCATATCCAGAGTTTCAGCTGTGTAAAAGGCAAGCTCAGTTTGCAAACTGTTTCCTGACGCTAGCGAACTTAGCGTACTTTACAGTTCTACAAATTACGTTGTATATTGATTTTTTGGAAACTTATTAATAAGGCAAATCtagtttagtttgaaa from Pocillopora verrucosa isolate sample1 chromosome 1, ASM3666991v2, whole genome shotgun sequence includes:
- the LOC131788600 gene encoding two pore potassium channel protein sup-9, whose protein sequence is MGVFFLNFLRALKGPTKNLVLRTTLFLVYLLFGAAVFQTIESGAEHREIHHFDKVQQRMKEKYNISDEEMHIFFTEISKAIDDGYFDVAYDRWSFAGSLFFTGTVVTTIGYGKMAPNTVWGRIFCIFYAIFGIPITGLMLKSIGERITEATANFWKLIDTKIFNREPRKIYLKTVACIFLMVTGMILLLAGIGKSYEGWTFFEGVYFAFITLSTIGFGDYVPQHPANSEKDHPGYVIAFTVLTFVYFTFGLAVVSSALLAISRLFEDEPPWGFISLMGGDDGEDDEQDNLLAEKKKAQIKDKMAGSGAP